A part of Candidatus Latescibacterota bacterium genomic DNA contains:
- a CDS encoding RDD family protein, translated as SGYLGFHLSLEWVVPAIIVILLWAKFGATPGKMLFKVKIVDAHTLQPASTVKLIGRYLGYFISMIPLCLGIFWVAWDKKKQGFHDKIAQTLVIKN; from the coding sequence AAGTGGTTACCTTGGATTTCACTTATCGCTTGAGTGGGTTGTTCCAGCTATCATAGTTATTCTTTTATGGGCTAAGTTTGGAGCAACTCCAGGCAAAATGCTATTTAAGGTAAAAATCGTAGATGCACATACTCTTCAACCAGCAAGTACAGTCAAATTAATAGGAAGATACCTTGGCTACTTCATTTCAATGATACCTTTGTGCTTAGGTATATTTTGGGTTGCATGGGATAAAAAGAAACAGGGATTTCATGACAAAATAGCTCAAACACTTGTGATTAAAAACTAA